DNA sequence from the Callospermophilus lateralis isolate mCalLat2 chromosome 2, mCalLat2.hap1, whole genome shotgun sequence genome:
CACCTCCTCTCCCGCCCCCGCCCCCCGACAGGTGCGCCCCGTTCCCAACACCCCTCTCAGGGCTCACTCCCCCCATCGATGCCCCTCCTCCCCCGCAGCCCTCTCCCGGTGCCCCCTCTTCTCTCGGTCCCCTGCTCCCCTCCTTTCCCCGAGCCCCTCTGCTCTCTCATCTCCTTTCTCCCGCACCTTTCTTCTCTCTGGGCCCCGCATCCCTCTTCCCCGAACCCCTCTTCTCCCGCTGGCGCCCGCGCCGGCGCCCCCCAGCGGCCACGGAACTCTGCGGCCGCGGGGCCCTGACGTCGCCTCCCCACGTCGCCCGCAGGCGTCCCCGCCACCCGCCACCCGCCACCCAGACGAGCCGAGCGCGGATTGGCCCCGAGCTGTGGAAAGTGCCCGCCCCTCGGGCCTCGGGCCAATGGGATACGGGGGCGGGGTATCGGCGCAGGCGCCGGAAGCGGGGAGGCGCCGAGGGGACGTCGCGTCGCCGCGCCGGGTCTCGAGCAGCTGCCGGAGCCGCCTGACGGACCGCCGCCCCCGCCGCCGCGCCATGGCCGAGAGCGACTGGGACACCGTGACGGTGCTGCGCAAGAAGGGCCCCACGGCTGCGCAGGCCAAGTCCAAGCAGGTGCCTGGCCAGCCGGGGAGCGGCCGGGCCGGGCGGGGTGGTCCTTGGGCTGGGTCGGGGAATGGGGCAGTGGGCggggacggggggggggggcttgaAGACCGCAGGCGTGGGAATTTCGACGAGATGGGTTCCGCAACAGGAACCGTGGGGTGGGAGCCCTGGGGACCCTGGAGAGGAGTCGGGTGGGGGTAGGGACTAGGGACAGAGGGCAAGGAGACTTGGGCAAGACTGGGGACAAGGGTCAGGGGTTGGAGAACGGAATAAGAACTCAGTGCTGAAATAAGAACTCAGCGCTGCAGCAGGGAACTACGGTGGAGTTGGGGCCCCGTCGGGTACAGGTGCGAGAACAGGGCAGAGAACCTGGGGTGGGGGTGTGGGGACCAGCGGTGGACTGAGGGGCAGGGCCACTGGGCCCAGGCAGGGCAGGCTCCTCCCTGAGGGTTTTCTCCCTCCTGGCGCCTACAGGTTGTGTCAGTGGTTTGCTGCCCACAGAGCCCAGCTAGGTGCAACATGGGCCGTGGGAGGTGCTGTCTGGGTCGGGGCGGCTGGAGCCCCTGCTGGCAGGTGGATCTTGTCTTTCTGACCTGCAGAGGGAGGAGATCCTGTGTCCTGAGTGGTGCTGGAGGCAGGAGCGGCAAGAGGTTACTACTGTAGCACATCCCTCCAGTGGTCATTGGTGCATCCATGTCATCTGGAAAGGCTCTGGCTGGAGTCTTAGATACACAGTACAGGCCAGGCCTGGAAGGGCTGAGGTCCTGGAGTCAGGCATTCTCCACTAGTCTTGGGTTTATCAGTTGCACAGTCAAAACCAATTTACTCTCTTTTCAAGGAAACTTAATATCCACAAGCTGGAATCACATGAACTGTTTGAAAAGCATCTTTGAACATATTACACTTAGAATGGCTCACAAGTAACTTCTTTGAAGCATTAAGAGATGCCTTATGTTAATGCTCAGTGACCATGGACCCCACAGAATCACTGCTATTGATCATGTTTCCAGGGAGACTGCAGGTTTCTATGGGATGCGTCATCTGTCTCATTAGGAGTCAGACTAGGAGGAGGCAACACCAGGCcagcaggcattcctttctgcttTGCAGAGTTGTTAGAGAAGTAACTCTATTTCAAATATGAATTTCTAAAAAGAATCCATTAGTCTCTTTTTTTAATACAaaagaagtgaactgtttcttagtAGCAGTTTATTGGGAGTTATCTATGTATTTGATTGAAAAGTGCTTGTATACAGTGGCCCCCTTTGTCTTCAGGGGACACATCCTAAGGCCCTAGTGGATATCTGAAACTCTGGGGAATTCTAGACCCTGTGTGCTCTCTGTTTCCTATTCATACATATTTATGGCAGTTTAATGTAagaattaggcacagtaagaccAATAGGGATGTCCACGTACTGTAGTAAAAGTTACGTGAATGTGAACATGGTCTCTCCTGTGTTTACCTTGCTGTGCTGAAGTGAGATGATGCAGTACCTATGTGAGGAGAGGAAGTGAACCACAGAGACCTGTGCAGGGGCATTAGGGTACTGTGTGCGGGTTACATGAACACAGGCGCCACTGTGTCAACATCTTGGCAATTGGTCTTATAACCGAGGAGGCTGCAGAGTGAATAATGGGTGCCAGGCAGAAGGATTTGTGTCTCAGTAGGACAGAGTGCTGAGGACATGAAATTTCATCACACATTCAGAACATGCAGTTTGAATCTTATGTTTATTATTGGCATTTCCATGTAACATTTTGGACTGAGGTTGATCATGGGTGATTAAAACATGGGAAGcaccaggcgcagtggcacacacctgtaatcccagtggctcaagaggctgagacaggaggatcatgagttcaaagccaggctcagcaagggtgaagagtgaagcaagtcagtgagaccctgtctctaaataaaatataaaaaaggactggggatgtggctcagtggttgagtgcccaagttcaatccctagtacagaaAAAATAGAACCAGACCATTGGCTGCAAAGCCGTGGCTATGGGACCACTGTGACCAGCTTGCCCTGTGGGGCCCAGCATCACGTTAGCCCTTCAGAGCTGCTGGTGGAGTGCGGGTTGACTCACAACAGCTGACACGGTGTGCCTGATACTTCTGAAGCTGGTTTTGATCAGAGACCATTTTCTAACTTTCTAGGCCATCTTAGCAGCTCAGAGACGAGGAGAAGATGTGGAGACGTCCAAGAAATGTAGGTACCCGTGTCTCCACTTGCAAAATGCGAACGTGCTGCCAGGGTCATCTGCCATGCTGTGCAGTGGCTAGGCAGTGCTGAGGCCCTGTGTCAGGAGCACTGGAGAGCTGGGGGTGGTGTGAGGTCAGCCAGACCATTACCTTCCACCCACTACCTAAGCTGACAGCTCTGGTAGTATGTGTTCTTAGGCCTGTGAGTTTGGGGCCGGTGTCACCCTGGGCCTGGGAAGCCTGTTGGTCTGATCAACATTCTGAAATTGTTTTTTCCTTGTGTCAGTTGCAACTTTTTCCTCTGCTCTATTCATACTGAACCACAGGGGCTGCTGGCCAGAACAAGCAGCATTCGATCACCAAGAACACAGCCAAGCTGGACCGGGAGACAGAGGAGTTGCACCATGACAGGGTGACCCTGGAGGTGGGCAAAGTGATCCAGCGGGGCCGGCAGAGCAAGGGGCTGACACAGAAGGACCTGGCCACGGTGAGGCTCTGGCAGCTGTGGGCCCAGACTGATGCTCAGCTGGGGTGGGGTGGGCTCACCACCTGGTGGTTCTCAGGCCTTCAGTCTGGGCTTGCACCCAAAGCTTCCAGGGCAGCCAGGTCAGAGCAGCTGCGGCTCTCTCTCCTGAGACTTGGCTGCTCAGGGTAAGGCCTGAGCCTCCGGGAGCTGGCTGCCCTGTGGGGACTGACTTGGCTTCGGCAGCACACCCCACTGGGTTGGTGCATCTAAGGCACACCTTCTCTTCAGAAAATCAATGAAAAGCCGCAAGTCATCGCAGATTACGAGAGTGGACGAGCCATTCCAAATAACCAGGTTCTGGGGAAAATCGAGAGAGCCATTGGTGAGTGTCCTCTGGCTTAGTCCTGGCAGGGGCAGCACTCTCCTGGGAGGTGGTAGGATGGGAGCACCTGGGACCCTATTGTCTGAGGTCAGGCCACTAGGATTCTGCCTGTGCTGTTTGAAGCATAGTGGGGACCCTAGAGCCCTAAGGAAATAGTGTCACAGGTTCTTGGCCCTATATCTCCCTCTGGCTGCCAGCCAGCATTCTCCCTGAGCTGAATACAGAGGGACCATGGCCCTCTGGGGTCTGCCCTCCAAGGTGTTGGCCACACACCACAGTCTACTCCACAGTGCCCTTCTGCCGTAGCTGAACAAGGGACTCCTGTGGGATAAGATGTTTGTCCCCATCTTTCTAAATTAGCAGTTCATGCTTTTAAACGTTAGATGCAAAAGTTAGTCATGCCTGTGTGCAAAGCCCTGCCAGGAATGAGGTAGCCCCTCCCCAGGCAGGCCCAGGAAAATGAGGAAGGGAGCTGGGGCCCAGGGCAGAGTGGATGCCTGCTGCCAACCTGGGATTGTCAGGCTGGCACTCTGGCGCTGCAGAGTGGTGAGCAGGGTCCTGGCTTGTTGCAGGCCTCAAGCTCCGGGGGAAGGACATCGGGAAGCCCATCGAGAAGGGCCCGCGGGCGAAATGAGCACAAAGCCTCGAAACAGTGCGTTCCGGCTGCTCTTTTGGCtggttcccctgaccaccagcactgACGTGGGTCTTCTCACATGGCAAGCGGAACATGGGGTCAGGCCTGTGGGCCCTCAACCCATACCTGCTGTCAAACAAAGCAAAAGCAAAACCTTGCAGAGTGCTGGCTCCTCCTGgctctttcctccctgccctcatcCCTCGGACCCCGTTCAGAGCAGCGCCTTCCTGCCGTGGGCATGTGCTCAGAGCAGCCGCAGCATGGAGTTCTGGGGAGCCCTGGGGAGTCTGGAGGACAGGCTGGGGCACAGCCTCTGTGCTGCTTTCTCTGCTTTAGCTTTGAAGAGTCCATGGGCATGTGCCCTTCCTGTGGCCTTCAGCCTGCTCTTCTAACTGGGCttcagtggggggggggggggattgtgTCCCACGGGTGAGCTTCATGACAGACACCCCATTGAGACCCAAGGTTTAAAGATTTATTTCTCCCCTTTTTACCCATCTGCTCAGACATTGACTGGGCATCCATCAACCTTATGGCGCCTGCAGACACAGGGCAACGCCTGGCTGTGCCCTGCTCGCACCTCTGTTCGCTGAGCCCTGGGACAGGCAAGAGCCCATCTGGCTCCTTGGGGCATGTGGTGTCTGAAGTGGCAGGAAGGCAGTACCTGACAGCACAGTGTGGGTGTCACTGCCCTGTCTGAGAACACCCTGCAAGACCCCAAGTCCTTGCAGCAGGGCCAAGCTGAGGTGGAAGACCAGAGCTCCCAGAACCACCCTGGGGCAGAGGTATCAACGTAGCTTCCTTAGGACCACAGTCAAATCTGTTCACACGCCTGCATGCAGGGTCCCCTTCTCTAGTCCAAAGGCCAAaggccccttgcctgggccctgctccagtACCATAGGAACCCTGGTCTCCTCAGCTTCACCCCTCAACCTGGGATTGCTCAGCCCTTTATCTTGGGGTGGGGGCTTGTATAGTAGGCTTGGGGGAGCTGTGGGGGGCTGTGGTTGCCAGGCGTCCACCAAGCCAGCTGCATGTCACCATGTCCGTGTGCTGTCACCCTCAGTGTCCCTGCTGCAGGTGACTCGCATCCCCACAAGGCAGAGGCTGGAGAGCAGAGCAGGTGGGGCCCTTGCAGACCCTTGGGGCCTTGGACCTGATGGATCTGAACAGTGGCTTCAGGTCCTGAAGGCTGCCCTGTGTCTGTGGCCCTCCCTGCCTTATGTGAGGCACATGGGAGAGAGGGAGTCATCCTTGGTCCTGAGCTGTATGGCCCCAAGCATGTTTCCTGGGGTCTCTCTTTGGTCTGGTCTGGAATCCTGAGGAGGGCTACTCACCTAGTGGCCAGAAATGCATGGATAACTGATCTCAGCTTGAAAACTTGGGCAGTCCTCAGGACTGAGCATTTATTCATGGAGCAAGCACCCTGTGCCATACAAGTGGGCAGTGACTGGACAGGGGAGGGCTGTGGAAGCTCTGTGTCCTCTGAGCCCCCAAAACCAGCCTCAGGGGAAGTCAGGTATCTGGGGATGAAGGTGGATCCAGCCTGGGGCCAGGTCCGAAGTACATTCAGGGGCCAGATCCTTGTCTGGGATGGTCTATGAGCTGCTGGTGGCAGGTGCTGGGAGGGTGACTCCATcctgggaaggagggaggagccTGGTGACAACCACTGAGAGGCAAGGGCAGCAGAGGGTGCTGCAGGGCTTGGGTGGGTGGGGCTTTCCCTTGGGGTCCTGACCCACCACTGAGGCCCAATCTCTGCTGTCAGCAAGCTCAGAGGTAGGCCCCACCCGCCCACACCTGGGGGCTCCTACCGTATTGAagaggatgttgtcaaagccaagtGCTGCCACGTCCTTGTTACTCCTGAAGGGGCAGCCTCCCTTCTGCAACCAGTGGCGTCCCCCGAGTCCCAGCAGCACCAGGAGTATGAGGAAGAGGAGGGCCCCTCCAACCAGGGCTGGCACCATCATGGATGCTGTCATGCCTCCTGTGGGCCA
Encoded proteins:
- the Edf1 gene encoding endothelial differentiation-related factor 1 produces the protein MAESDWDTVTVLRKKGPTAAQAKSKQAILAAQRRGEDVETSKKWAAGQNKQHSITKNTAKLDRETEELHHDRVTLEVGKVIQRGRQSKGLTQKDLATKINEKPQVIADYESGRAIPNNQVLGKIERAIGLKLRGKDIGKPIEKGPRAK